Proteins encoded by one window of Cydia fagiglandana chromosome Z, ilCydFagi1.1, whole genome shotgun sequence:
- the LOC134678862 gene encoding uncharacterized protein CG16817-like: MTSETIVTPPSVSWAQRSTRVFLTFNVECEKPDIKIEKKSVSFRGICAPDRKLLQVEIPLYAEIDPEKSTQVNKGRYIELVLMKEKTDESFWPTLTSDKKKHHWLKVDFNRWQEEDESDDDMLDMNDMFSNKLGPFGDELEKDDSSSAEEEDLPDIE, translated from the coding sequence ATGACTTCGGAAACAATCGTTACTCCACCATCGGTTTCATGGGCTCAGAGAAGCACTCgtgtttttttgacatttaatgtTGAATGTGAAAAACCGGATATAAAAATTGAAAAGAAATCGGTTTCGTTTAGAGGAATATGTGCTCCAGACCGCAAACTACTTCAAGTTGAAATACCCTTGTATGCCGAAATAGACCCCGAGAAAAGCACACAAGTCAACAAAGGCAGATACATTGAGCTCGTGTTAATGAAAGAAAAGACTGACGAGTCATTTTGGCCCACACTAACGAGTGACAAGAAGAAGCATCACTGGCTAAAGGTGGACTTCAATCGCTGGCAGGAGGAGGATGAAAGTGACGATGACATGCTTGACATGAATGACATGTTTTCAAACAAATTAGGTCCATTTGGGGATGAACTTGAAAAGGATGACTCCAGTTCTGCTGAGGAAGAGGATCTTCCTGATATAGAATAG
- the LOC134678853 gene encoding cryptochrome-1-like — MSSSATVTGAPPPPGRMAEPRPGKHTVHWFRKGLRLHDNPALREGLNGAVTLRCVFIIDPWFASSFNVGINKWRFLLQCLDDLDSSLKKLNSRLFVVRGQPADALPKLFREWGTTVLTFEEDPEPYGRVRDHNIMSKCREVGITVMSRVSHTLFKLDKIIERNGGKAPLTYHQFQALIASMPPPPAAEPTITPQLFKGTVTPISDDHDERFGVPTLEELGFETEGLKPPVWVGGESEALTRLERHLERKAWVASFGRPKMTPQSLLASQTGLSPYLRFGCLSTRLFYYQLTELYKRIKQVRPPLSLHGQILWREFFYCAATRNPNFDRMEGNPICVQIPWEKNQDALAKWANGQTGYPWIDAIMIQLRDEGWIHHLARHAVACFLTRGDLWISWEEGMKVFDELLLDADWSVNAGMWMWLSCSSFFQQFFHCYCPVRFGRKSDPNGDFIRKYIPVLKKIPTQYIHEPWLAPEAVQIAANCIVGRDYPLPMVDHSKASKINIERIKQVYAQLAKYSPHGNILNPNSVQRPNAVLSSPSPSSIIASINQSNYLCSKSPDPQNSQTQQEKTYKEIPNYNDTNRALRPQKVDSPKKPTFKEIVIVPIVQNTNVNHENVADGRTQ; from the exons ATGTCGTCAAGCGCGACAGTGAcgggcgcgccgccgccgcccggccGCATGGCGGAGCCGCGCCCCGGCAAGCACACCGTCCACTGGTTCCGCAAGGGGCTCCGACTGCACGATAACCCGGCGCTGCGCGAGGGCCTCAACGGCGCCGTCACGCTGCGATGCGTCTTTATCATAGACCCCTGGTTCGCCAGCTCGTTCAATGTTGGAATCAATAAATggag GTTCCTTTTACAATGCCTGGACGACTTGGACAGCAGCCTGAAGAAGCTGAACTCGCGGCTGTTCGTGGTCCGCGGTCAGCCGGCGGACGCGCTGCCCAAGCTGTTCCGCGAGTGGGGCACCACCGTGCTCACCTTCGAGGAGGACCCGGAGCCCTACGGCCGTGTGCGCGACCACAACATCATGTCCAAGTGCCGCGAGGTCGGCATCACCGTCATGTCGCGGGTCTCGCACACCTTATTCAAATTGGACAA GATTATCGAAAGGAATGGTGGTAAGGCGCCGTTGACGTACCACCAGTTCCAAGCGCTGATAGCCAGCatgccgccgccgcccgccgccgagcCGACCATAACGCCGCAGCTCTTCAAAGGGACCGTCACGCCCATCTCGGACGACCATGACGAGCGCTTCGGCGTGCCCACACTCGAGGAACTAG GTTTTGAAACAGAGGGGCTAAAACCGCCGGTGTGGGTAGGCGGAGAGAGCGAGGCTTTAACAAGACTAGAAAGGCATTTAGAACGGAAAGCGTGGGTCGCTTCATTCGGGAGACCAAAGATGACGCCACAGTCCCTGCTAGCAAGCCAGACCGGCTTGTCACCGTATTTAAG ATTTGGATGTTTATCGACAAGGCTATTTTATTATCAACTGACAGAATTATATAAAAGAATCAAACAAGTGCGGCCGCCACTGTCCCTTCACGGGCAGATTCTGTGGAGAGAATTCTTTTATTGTGCAGCGACTCGAAACCCCAATTTTGACCGAATGGAAGGAAACCCCATATGTGTACAAATACCCTGGGAGAAAAACCAAGATGCCCTAGCGAAGTGGGCAAat GGACAAACTGGATACCCTTGGATCGACGCTATCATGATACAGTTGCGCGACGAGGGCTGGATACACCACCTGGCGCGGCACGCCGTCGCCTGCTTCCTCACGAGAGGGGACCTCTGGATCTCATGGGAGGAGGGCATGAAG GTGTTCGACGAGCTGCTGCTGGACGCGGACTGGTCGGTGAACGCCGGCATGTGGATGTGGCTGTCGTGCTCCTCCTTCTTCCAGCAGTTCTTCCACTGCTACTGCCCCGTGCGCTTCGGGCGCAAGTCCGACCCCAACGGAGACTTTATCAG AAAATACATTCCAGTATTAAAGAAGATCCCGACGCAGTACATCCACGAGCCGTGGCTCGCGCCCGAGGCCGTGCAGATCGCCGCCAACTGCATTGTGGGCCGCGACTATCCGCTACCCATGGTGGACCACAGCAAAGCCTCCAAGATTAATATCGAGCGCATTAAGCAGGTGTACGCCCAGCTTGCTAAATACTCACCACATG GTAATATCCTGAATCCAAACAGTGTCCAGAGACCTAACGCGGTACTGTCGTCGCCAAGCCCTTCTTCTATAATCGCAAGCATCAACCAGTCGAACTACCTGTGCAGCAAGTCTCCTGACCCGCAAAACTCGCAAACTCAACAAGAAAAAACGTACAAGGAAATTCCGAACTATAATGACACGAATAGGGCTCTGCGGCCCCAAAAGGTTGACTCGCCTAAAAAGCCGACCTTCAAAGAAATCGTTATTGTGCCTATAGTACAAAACACTAATGTGAACCACGAGAATGTAGCAGACGGCAGAACTCAATGA
- the LOC134678864 gene encoding U7 snRNA-associated Sm-like protein LSm10: MLKHFVGTAKEQFFYHNTLLCLVKALEGQNITVDLRHDSHVCGEVILVDGYMNISFGTAIFVDAKGNEFAYDNLFIQGRNIRYVHIPENMAARDTIKTELLKVAPKPRNQNEQVRKSRKAKKALKLHMETVARLQDTKDC, translated from the exons ATGTTGAAGCATTTTGTTGGGACAGCGAAAGAGCAGTTTTTTTATCACAATACTTTACTTTGTCTGGTAAAAGCTCTTGAGGGGCAAAACATAACAGTAGATTTGCGACATGATAGCCATGTCTGTGGAGAGGTCATCTTAGTTGAtgg GTACATGAACATTTCTTTTGGAACAGCAATTTTCGTTGACGCTAAAGGCAATGAGTTCGCCTATGACAATCTGTTCATACAGGGACGCAACATCAGATACGTCCACATTCCCGAAAAT ATGGCGGCAAGGGATACTATTAAAACGGAATTATTAAAAGTAGCCCCAAAACCTAGAAATCAAAATGAGCAAGTACGAAAATCTAGAAAAGCCAAGAAAGCGCTCAAGCTTCACATGGAAACCGTGGCCAGACTGCAAGACACTAAGGACTGCTGA